In Paenibacillus xylanilyticus, the genomic window ACGGTGGCACGCGGCTGTATACGAGAGAGGATATCGACTATTTGAAAAAGGTCGTCCGTGCCAAGGAAGTGCTTGGCTTCTCTCTACAGGAACTGCATACGTATATCGCAATGGCTGATGTGCTGAATGAGCAGCGATTTGATTACCAGCAGACAACCGAAGTGAAGGATCGGATTGAAAAACTCACGAGCATGGATGAAACGCTGGGTGGTCAACTACAGTTAATTGAACAGAAACTGCAGAGTATTCATGCCGTACAGGCAGAGCTGGAGGAATTGCGAGAACGGGTGCAGAACGGGATTCAGCGATTACAGAAGAATGAAATTACGGAACATCCGGAAGACGGATAAGCAAGAGAGTGATCTATAATTCCATAAAAACGAAATCGTGCAAGCACCGGGAATCCGGTGTCATTTTGTGCCGTTTTGTTTCATTTTCTTTTGAAAATGATATGAAATTTTCATGTATTACAATCAGATTTCAATTCATAACCAGGAGGTATCATGTATGAAAAGAGAACCATCATTACCTGACGAACTGCCGTCATCACGCGGAGGATTACTGTCCCAACCACGGGCGGTATGGGCTGTCGCCTTCGCGTGTATCATTTCATTTATGGGACTGGGATTGGTTGACCCCATCCTGCCTGCCATTGCGGATCAGCTGCATGCATCCAAAAGCCAGGTTTCCCTGCTCTTCACGAGTTATAACGCCGTAACGGGGATTGCCATGCTGATTACTGGCGTTGTTTCCAGCCGGATCGGTGTCAAATGGACGCTGCTTAGCGGGATTTTGCTAATTGTCGTCTTCTCTGCTCTGGGCGGAACATCAGATACGGTTGGTGCCCTGGTAGGTTACCGCGGAGGCTGGGGGCTAGGTAATGCCTTGTTTATCGCTACAGCGTTATCGGCAATTGTTGGTCTATCCACTTCGGGGACAGCCAAAGCGATTATTTTGTACGAAGCCGCGCTGGGTCTTGGGATTGCCGTAGGTCCACTGCTTGGTGGTGAGCTTGGTTCCATTTCATGGCGTGGTCCATTCTTCGGCGTTGCCGTCCTGATGATGATTGCCTTTATCAGCATTACGTTTATGCTGCCTAAAATGGCCAAGCCGAAAACACGCAGTTCCTTGTCCGATCCGTTCAAGGCACTGGGGTATT contains:
- a CDS encoding MerR family transcriptional regulator; its protein translation is MSLYKIDDVAKECGLTKRTIRYYEEIGVMPSPQRTDGGTRLYTREDIDYLKKVVRAKEVLGFSLQELHTYIAMADVLNEQRFDYQQTTEVKDRIEKLTSMDETLGGQLQLIEQKLQSIHAVQAELEELRERVQNGIQRLQKNEITEHPEDG
- a CDS encoding MFS transporter; protein product: MKREPSLPDELPSSRGGLLSQPRAVWAVAFACIISFMGLGLVDPILPAIADQLHASKSQVSLLFTSYNAVTGIAMLITGVVSSRIGVKWTLLSGILLIVVFSALGGTSDTVGALVGYRGGWGLGNALFIATALSAIVGLSTSGTAKAIILYEAALGLGIAVGPLLGGELGSISWRGPFFGVAVLMMIAFISITFMLPKMAKPKTRSSLSDPFKALGYSSLKTLAITAFLYNFGFFTLMAYSPYVMNLDEHGLGYVFFGWGLMLAITSVFVAPRLQRRFGSVPSMSVMLTLFAIDLIVMAVGTVMGSSTTVIVAVIVAGIFLGINNTLITTAVMEAAPVERSVASAAYSFVRFLGGALAPWLAGKLSEWFLPETPFYFGALMVLVGVVVLLVRRRHLRDIDAAITH